The Macaca fascicularis isolate 582-1 chromosome 11, T2T-MFA8v1.1 genome includes a region encoding these proteins:
- the CYP27B1 gene encoding 25-hydroxyvitamin D-1 alpha hydroxylase, mitochondrial, protein MTQTLKYASRVFHRVRWAPELGASLGYREYDSARRSLADIPGPSTPSFLAELFCKGGLSRLHELQVQGAARFGPVWLASFGTVRTVYVAAPALVEELLRQEGPRPERCSFSPWTEHRRRRQRACGLLTAEGEEWQRLRSLLAPLLLRPQAAARYAETLDNVVRDLVRRLRCQRGRGTGPPALVRDVAGEFYKFGLEGIAAVLLGSRLGCLEAQVPPDTETFIRAVGSVFVSTLLTMAMPHWLRRLVPGPWGRLCRDWDQMFAFAQRHVERREAEAAMRNRGQPDEDLESGAHLTHFLFQEELPAQSILGNVTELLLAGVDTVSNTLSWALYELSRHPEVQTALHSEITAALGPGSSAHPPATVLSQLPLLKAVVKEVLRLYPVVPGNSRVPDKDIHVGDYIIPKNTLVTLCHYATSRDPAQFPEPNSFHPARWLGEGPTPHPFASLPFGFGKRSCMGRRLAELELQMALAQILIHFEVQPEPGAAPIRPMTRTVLVPERSINLQFLDR, encoded by the exons ATGACCCAGACCCTCAAGTATGCCTCCAGGGTGTTCCATCGCGTCCGCTGGGCTCCCGAGTTGGGCGCCTCCCTAGGCTACCGAGAGTACGACTCAGCACGCCGGAGCTTGGCAGACATCCCAGGCCCCTCTACGCCCAGCTTTCTGGCTGAACTTTTCTGCAAGGGGGGGCTGTCGAGGCTACACGAGCTGCAG GTGCAGGGAGCCGCGCGCTTCGGGCCGGTGTGGCTAGCCAGCTTCGGGACAGTGCGCACCGTGTACGTGGCTGCTCCTGCACTCGTCGAGGAGCTGCTGCGACAGGAGGGACCCCGGCCCGAGCGCTGCAGCTTCTCGCCCTGGACTGagcaccgccgccgccgccagcgGGCTTGCGGACTTCTCACTGC GGAAGGCGAAGAATGGCAAAGGCTCCGCAGTCTCCTGGCCCCACTCCTCCTCCGGCCTCAAGCGGCCGCCCGCTACGCCGAAACTCTGGACAACGTAGTCCGCGACCTTGTGCGGCGTCTGAGGTGCCAGCGCGGACGTGGCACGGGGCCGCCTGCCCTGGTTCGGGACGTAGCGGGAGAATTTTACAAGTTCGGACTGGAAG GCATCGCCGCGGTTCTGCTTGGCTCACGCTTGGGCTGCCTGGAGGCTCAAGTGCCGCCTGACACGGAGACCTTCATCCGCGCGGTGGGCTCGGTGTTTGTGTCCACGCTGTTGACCATGGCGATGCCCCACTGGCTGCGCCGCCTTGTGCCTGGGCCCTGGGGCCGCCTCTGCCGAGACTGGGACCAGATGTTTGCATTTG CTCAGAGGCACGTGGAGCGgcgagaggccgaggcagccatGAGGAACCGAGGACAGCCCGATGAGGACCTGGAATCTGGGGCGCACCTGACCCACTTTCTGTTCCAGGAAGAGTTGCCTGCCCAGTCCATCCTGGGGAATGTGACAGAGTTGCTACTGGCGGGAGTGGACACG GTGTCCAACACGCTCTCCTGGGCTCTGTATGAGCTCTCCCGGCACCCTGAAGTCCAGACAGCACTCCACTCCGAGATCACAGCTGCCCTGGGCCCTGGCTCCAGTGCCCACCCCCCAGCCACTGTTCTGTCCCAGCTGCCCCTGCTGAAGGCAGTGGTCAAGGAAGTGCTAAg ACTGTACCCTGTGGTACCTGGAAATTCTCGTGTCCCAGACAAAGACATTCATGTGGGTGATTATATTATCCCCAAAAAT ACGCTGGTCACTCTGTGTCACTATGCCACTTCAAGGGACCCTGCCCAGTTCCCAGAGCCAAATTCTTTTCATCCAGCTCGCTGGCTGGGGGAGGgtcccaccccccacccatttGCATCTCTTCCCTTTGGCTTTGGCAAGCGCAGCTGCATGGGGAGACGCCTGGCAGAGCTTGAATTGCAAATGGCTTTGGCCCAG ATCCTGATACATTTTGAGGTGCAGCCTGAGCCAGGTGCGGCCCCAATCAGACCCATGACCCGGACTGTCCTGGTACCTGAGAGGAGCATCAACCTACAGTTTTTGGACAGATAG
- the METTL1 gene encoding tRNA (guanine-N(7)-)-methyltransferase isoform X1 — MRSCPSRPGPERTRDKTHTGPHESDPADWSETGSEGGGARTDATVGEKPRTRIMAAETWNVAGAEAPPPQKRYYRQRAHSNPMADHTLRYPVKPEEMDWSELYPEFFAPLTQNQSHDDPKDKKEKRAQAQVEFADIGCGYGGLLVELSPLFPDTLILGLEIRVKVSDYVQDRIRALRAAPGGGFQNIACLRSNAMKHLPNFFYKGQLTKMFFLFPDPHFKRTKHKWRIISPTLLAEYAYVLRVGGLVYTITDVLELHDWMCTHFEEHPLFERVPLEDLSEDPIVGHLGTSTEEGKKVLRNGGKNFPAIFRRIQDPVLQAVTPQTSLPGH, encoded by the exons ATGAGGAGCTGCCCCTCCCGCCCCGGCCCCGAGCGCACACGCGACAAAACCCACACGGGACCACACGAGTCAGACCCGGCGGACTGGTCGGAGACCGGGAGTGAGGGGGGAGGAGCGAGGACTGATGCTACAGTAGGAG AGAAACCCCGGACTAGAATCATGGCAGCCGAGACTTGGAACGTGGCCGGAGCAGAGGCCCCGCCGCCCCAGAAGCGCTACTACCGGCAACGTGCTCATTCCAACCCCATGGCGGACCACACGCTGCGCTA CCCTGTGAAGCCAGAGGAGATGGACTGGTCTGAGCTATACCCAGAGTTCTTCGCTCCACTCACTCAAAATCAGAGCCACGATGACCCAaaggataagaaagaaaagagagctcAGGCCCAAGTGGAGTTTGCAGACATAGGCTGTGGCTATGGTGGCCTGTTAG TGGAACTGTCACCGCTGTTCCCAGATACACTGATTCTGGGTCTAGAGATCCGGGTGAAGGTCTCAGACTATGTACAAGACCGGATTAGGGCCCTACGCGCAGCTCCCGGAGGTGGCTTCCAGAACATCGCCTGTCTCCGCAGCAATGCCATGAAGCACCTTCCTAACTTCTTCTACAAGGGCCAG CTGACAAAGATGTTCTTCCTCTTCCCGGACCCACATTTCAAGCGGACAAAGCACAAGTGGCGAATCATCAGTCCCACCCTGCTGGCAGAGTATGCCTACGTGCTGAGAGTTGGG GGGCTGGTATATACCATAACCGATGTGCTGGAGCTACACGACTGGATGTGCACTCATTTCGAAGAGCACCCGCTGTTTGAGCGTGTGCCTCTGGAGGACCTG AGTGAAGACCCCATTGTGGGACATCTAGGCACCTCAACTGAGGAGGGGAAGAAAGTTCTACGTAATGGAGGGAAGAATTTCCCAGCCATCTTCCGAAGAATACAAGATCCCGTCCTCCAGGCAGTGACCCCCCAAACCAGCCTACCTGGTCACTGA
- the METTL1 gene encoding tRNA (guanine-N(7)-)-methyltransferase isoform X2 → MAAETWNVAGAEAPPPQKRYYRQRAHSNPMADHTLRYPVKPEEMDWSELYPEFFAPLTQNQSHDDPKDKKEKRAQAQVEFADIGCGYGGLLADKDVLPLPGPTFQADKAQVANHQSHPAGRVCLRAESWGAGIYHNRCAGATRLDVHSFRRAPAV, encoded by the exons ATGGCAGCCGAGACTTGGAACGTGGCCGGAGCAGAGGCCCCGCCGCCCCAGAAGCGCTACTACCGGCAACGTGCTCATTCCAACCCCATGGCGGACCACACGCTGCGCTA CCCTGTGAAGCCAGAGGAGATGGACTGGTCTGAGCTATACCCAGAGTTCTTCGCTCCACTCACTCAAAATCAGAGCCACGATGACCCAaaggataagaaagaaaagagagctcAGGCCCAAGTGGAGTTTGCAGACATAGGCTGTGGCTATGGTGGCCTGTTAG CTGACAAAGATGTTCTTCCTCTTCCCGGACCCACATTTCAAGCGGACAAAGCACAAGTGGCGAATCATCAGTCCCACCCTGCTGGCAGAGTATGCCTACGTGCTGAGAGTTGGG GGGCTGGTATATACCATAACCGATGTGCTGGAGCTACACGACTGGATGTGCACTCATTTCGAAGAGCACCCGCTGTTTGA
- the EEF1AKMT3 gene encoding EEF1A lysine methyltransferase 3 isoform X3, which produces MILVRGFSTKSTWRHRPEAQAVPEAQALSLCNYFESQNVDFRGKKVIELGAGTGIVGILAALQGGDVTITDLPLALEQIQGNVQANVPAGGQAQVRALSWGIDHHVFPGDYDLVLGADIVYLEPTFPLLLGTLQHLCRPHGTIYLASKMREEHGTESFFQHLLPQHFQLELAQRDEDENVNIYRARHREPRPA; this is translated from the exons ATGATTCTAGTCCGGGGTTTCTCTACCAAATCCACGTGGAGGCACAGGCCAGAGGCGCAGGCTGTGCCAGAGGCGCAG GCCCTGAGCCTGTGCAATTATTTCGAGAGTCAAAATGTGGATTTCCGAGGCAAGAAGGTGATCGAACTGGGTGCGGGGACAGGCATCGTGGGGATCTTGGCAGCGCTGCAGG gGGGGGATGTTACCATCACTGACCTACCCCTGGCCCTAGAACAGATCCAGGGCAACGTCCAGGCCAATGTGCCAGCTGGAGGCCAGGCCCAGGTGCGTGCCTTGTCCTGGGGGATTGACCATCATGTCTTCCCTGGAGACTATGACCTGGTGCTGGGGGCCGATATCGTGTACCTGGAACCCACCTTCCCTCTGCTGCTGGGGACCCTCCAACACCTGTGCAGGCCCCATGGCACCATCTATCTGGCCTCCAAGATGAGAGAGGAGCACGGGACAGAGAGCTTCTTTCAGCACCTCCTGCCCCAGCATTTCCAACTGGAGCTGGCTCAGCGGGATGAGGATGAAAATGTCAACATCtatagggccaggcacagggaACCAAGACCTGCTTGA
- the EEF1AKMT3 gene encoding EEF1A lysine methyltransferase 3 isoform X5: MPPGHQDGSRPPTSTLLWNRDLSAGRGARALPWGAGWRTPAQIPNLSRNRCSHGRSGSLRTLTRRRASSVSVGPEPVQLFRESKCGFPRQEGDRTGCGDRHRGDLGSAAGSLWSSEGDRGRCHITRTLVRYAWSLWTCSVHVYHDSLGIHQGKLCQGGMLPSLTYPWP; encoded by the exons ATGCCACCGGGACACCAAGACGGCTCGCGGCCCCCAACCTCTACCCTGCTCTGGAACCGGGATCTGAGCGCTGGCCGTGGTGCCCGGGCACTCCCTTGGGGGGCCGGATGGCGGACCCCGGCCCAGATCCCGAATCTGAGTCGGAATCGGTGTTCCCACGGGAGGTCGGGCTCTTTGCGGACTCTTACTCGGAGAAGAGCCAGTTCTGTTTCTGTGG GCCCTGAGCCTGTGCAATTATTTCGAGAGTCAAAATGTGGATTTCCGAGGCAAGAAGGTGATCGAACTGGGTGCGGGGACAGGCATCGTGGGGATCTTGGCAGCGCTGCAGG GAGCTTATGGTCTAGTGAGGGAGACAGAGGACGATGTCATATAACAAGAACTCTGGTGAGGTATGCGTGGAGCCTGTGGACATGCTCTGTCCATGTCTACCATGACTCCCTGGGAATCCATCAAGGAAAGCTCTGTCAG gGGGGGATGTTACCATCACTGACCTACCCCTGGCCCTAG
- the EEF1AKMT3 gene encoding EEF1A lysine methyltransferase 3 isoform X2, whose amino-acid sequence MPPGHQDGSRPPTSTLLWNRDLSAGRGARALPWGAGWRTPAQIPNLSRNRCSHGRSGSLRTLTRRRASSVSVGPEPVQLFRESKCGFPRQEGGDVTITDLPLALEQIQGNVQANVPAGGQAQVRALSWGIDHHVFPGDYDLVLGADIVYLEPTFPLLLGTLQHLCRPHGTIYLASKMREEHGTESFFQHLLPQHFQLELAQRDEDENVNIYRARHREPRPA is encoded by the exons ATGCCACCGGGACACCAAGACGGCTCGCGGCCCCCAACCTCTACCCTGCTCTGGAACCGGGATCTGAGCGCTGGCCGTGGTGCCCGGGCACTCCCTTGGGGGGCCGGATGGCGGACCCCGGCCCAGATCCCGAATCTGAGTCGGAATCGGTGTTCCCACGGGAGGTCGGGCTCTTTGCGGACTCTTACTCGGAGAAGAGCCAGTTCTGTTTCTGTGG GCCCTGAGCCTGTGCAATTATTTCGAGAGTCAAAATGTGGATTTCCGAGGCAAGAAG gGGGGGATGTTACCATCACTGACCTACCCCTGGCCCTAGAACAGATCCAGGGCAACGTCCAGGCCAATGTGCCAGCTGGAGGCCAGGCCCAGGTGCGTGCCTTGTCCTGGGGGATTGACCATCATGTCTTCCCTGGAGACTATGACCTGGTGCTGGGGGCCGATATCGTGTACCTGGAACCCACCTTCCCTCTGCTGCTGGGGACCCTCCAACACCTGTGCAGGCCCCATGGCACCATCTATCTGGCCTCCAAGATGAGAGAGGAGCACGGGACAGAGAGCTTCTTTCAGCACCTCCTGCCCCAGCATTTCCAACTGGAGCTGGCTCAGCGGGATGAGGATGAAAATGTCAACATCtatagggccaggcacagggaACCAAGACCTGCTTGA
- the EEF1AKMT3 gene encoding EEF1A lysine methyltransferase 3 isoform X1 has product MADPGPDPESESESVFPREVGLFADSYSEKSQFCFCGHVLTITQNFGSRLGVAARVWDAALSLCNYFESQNVDFRGKKVIELGAGTGIVGILAALQGGDVTITDLPLALEQIQGNVQANVPAGGQAQVRALSWGIDHHVFPGDYDLVLGADIVYLEPTFPLLLGTLQHLCRPHGTIYLASKMREEHGTESFFQHLLPQHFQLELAQRDEDENVNIYRARHREPRPA; this is encoded by the exons ATGGCGGACCCCGGCCCAGATCCCGAATCTGAGTCGGAATCGGTGTTCCCACGGGAGGTCGGGCTCTTTGCGGACTCTTACTCGGAGAAGAGCCAGTTCTGTTTCTGTGGGCATGTGCTGACTATCACTCAGAACTTTGGGTCCCGCCTCGGGGTGGCGGCGCGCGTGTGGGACGCG GCCCTGAGCCTGTGCAATTATTTCGAGAGTCAAAATGTGGATTTCCGAGGCAAGAAGGTGATCGAACTGGGTGCGGGGACAGGCATCGTGGGGATCTTGGCAGCGCTGCAGG gGGGGGATGTTACCATCACTGACCTACCCCTGGCCCTAGAACAGATCCAGGGCAACGTCCAGGCCAATGTGCCAGCTGGAGGCCAGGCCCAGGTGCGTGCCTTGTCCTGGGGGATTGACCATCATGTCTTCCCTGGAGACTATGACCTGGTGCTGGGGGCCGATATCGTGTACCTGGAACCCACCTTCCCTCTGCTGCTGGGGACCCTCCAACACCTGTGCAGGCCCCATGGCACCATCTATCTGGCCTCCAAGATGAGAGAGGAGCACGGGACAGAGAGCTTCTTTCAGCACCTCCTGCCCCAGCATTTCCAACTGGAGCTGGCTCAGCGGGATGAGGATGAAAATGTCAACATCtatagggccaggcacagggaACCAAGACCTGCTTGA
- the EEF1AKMT3 gene encoding EEF1A lysine methyltransferase 3 isoform X4, producing MADPGPDPESESESVFPREALSLCNYFESQNVDFRGKKVIELGAGTGIVGILAALQGGDVTITDLPLALEQIQGNVQANVPAGGQAQVRALSWGIDHHVFPGDYDLVLGADIVYLEPTFPLLLGTLQHLCRPHGTIYLASKMREEHGTESFFQHLLPQHFQLELAQRDEDENVNIYRARHREPRPA from the exons ATGGCGGACCCCGGCCCAGATCCCGAATCTGAGTCGGAATCGGTGTTCCCACGGGAG GCCCTGAGCCTGTGCAATTATTTCGAGAGTCAAAATGTGGATTTCCGAGGCAAGAAGGTGATCGAACTGGGTGCGGGGACAGGCATCGTGGGGATCTTGGCAGCGCTGCAGG gGGGGGATGTTACCATCACTGACCTACCCCTGGCCCTAGAACAGATCCAGGGCAACGTCCAGGCCAATGTGCCAGCTGGAGGCCAGGCCCAGGTGCGTGCCTTGTCCTGGGGGATTGACCATCATGTCTTCCCTGGAGACTATGACCTGGTGCTGGGGGCCGATATCGTGTACCTGGAACCCACCTTCCCTCTGCTGCTGGGGACCCTCCAACACCTGTGCAGGCCCCATGGCACCATCTATCTGGCCTCCAAGATGAGAGAGGAGCACGGGACAGAGAGCTTCTTTCAGCACCTCCTGCCCCAGCATTTCCAACTGGAGCTGGCTCAGCGGGATGAGGATGAAAATGTCAACATCtatagggccaggcacagggaACCAAGACCTGCTTGA
- the TSFM gene encoding elongation factor Ts, mitochondrial isoform X1, which yields MSLLRSLRVFLVARTGSHSAGSLLRQSPQPRHTLHAGPRLSASASSKELLMKLRRNTGYSFVNCKKALETCGGDLKQAEIWLHKQAQKEGWSKAAKLQGRKTKEGLIGLLQEGNTTVLVEVNCETDFVSRNLKFQQLVQQVALGTMMYCQSLKDQLSTYSKGFLNSSELSGLPAGPDRDGSLKDQLALAIGKLGENMTLKRAAWVKVPSGFYVGSYVHGAMQSPSLHNLVLGKYGALVICETSEQKTNLEDIGRRLGQHVVGMAPLSVGSLDDEPGGEAETKMLSQPYLLDPSITLGQYVQPQGVSVVDFVRFECGEGEEAAETE from the exons ATGTCGCTGCTACGGTCACTGCGTGTGTTCCTGGTCGCGCGGACCGGGAGCCACTCG GCTGGGTCTCTTCTGCGTCAGTCGCCCCAGCCACGGCACACACTTCATGCTGGGCCCcgtctgtctgcctcggcctccagcaAGGAGCTCCTCATGAAACTGCGGCGGAATACAGGCTACTCCTTTGTAAATTGCAAGAAAGCTCTGGAGACTTGTGGCGGGGACCTCaaacag GCAGAGATCTGGCTCCACAAGCAGGCCCAGAAAGAGGGCTGGAGCAAAGCTGCCAAGCTCCAAGGGAGAAAGACCAAAGAAGGCCTGATTGGGCTGTTGCAGGAAGGAAACACAACTGTATTAGTAGAG GTAAACTGTGAGACAGAttttgtttctagaaatttaaaatttcaacagtTGGTCCAGCAAGTTGCCCTTGGAACCATGATGTATTGTCAGAGCCTAAAGGATCAGCTCTCTACATACAGTAAA GGCTTCTTAAATTCCTCTGAGCTTTCTGGACTTCCAGCTGGGCCTGACAGAGATGGCTCACTCAAGGATCAGTTGGCTTTAGCAATTG gaaaactGGGAGAAAACATGACTCTTAAACGAGCTGCATGGGTGAAGGTGCCATCTGGGTTCTACGTTGGCTCTTATGTCCACGGAGCAATGCAGAGTCCCTCACTTCACAACCTGGTGCTGGGGAAGTATGGGGCCCTGGTCATCTGTGAGACGTCTGAACAGAAAACAAACCTTGAAGACATTGGCCGCCGCCTTGGGCAGCATGTGGTGGGCATGGCCCCCCTCTCTGTTGGCTCCCTGGATGATGAGCCTGGGGGGGAGGCAGAGACTAAGATGTTGTCCCAGCCATACTTGCTGGATCCCTCCATTACCTTGGGGCAGTATGTGCAGCCTCAGGGGGTGTCGGTAGTAGACTTTGTGCGGTTTGAATGTGGAGAAGGTGAAGAGGCAGCAGAAACTGAATAG